The following coding sequences lie in one Synechococcus sp. PCC 7336 genomic window:
- a CDS encoding type II CAAX prenyl endopeptidase Rce1 family protein: MGTIAAIAIRRWLEAVTTVPTATDWVRTGLWLLGYGLMAVPLGVWRGWLTWEPVSNWRVGASAATIAFLVPSVLEEVLFRVTLVPHPTEAVTTQTLLGWAIASLVLFVAAHPLNAALYLTAARPTFFDPAFLICAGILGAICTVVYWQSGSLWPPTVLHWIAVAIWLLCLGGLRRTSPSEAGGE; the protein is encoded by the coding sequence ATGGGGACAATCGCGGCGATCGCCATTCGCCGTTGGCTTGAGGCTGTGACAACAGTGCCGACAGCGACGGATTGGGTACGAACGGGCTTGTGGTTGTTGGGATATGGTCTGATGGCGGTTCCACTTGGAGTGTGGCGCGGCTGGTTGACTTGGGAGCCCGTCAGCAATTGGCGGGTGGGGGCGAGTGCGGCGACGATCGCCTTTCTGGTGCCCTCTGTCTTGGAAGAAGTGCTGTTTCGCGTGACGCTTGTCCCCCACCCTACAGAAGCAGTTACAACCCAAACCCTACTGGGATGGGCGATCGCCAGCTTAGTTCTATTCGTTGCCGCCCACCCGCTCAATGCCGCTCTCTATCTGACTGCCGCGAGGCCGACTTTTTTCGATCCCGCATTCTTAATCTGCGCGGGGATTTTGGGGGCAATCTGTACCGTTGTCTACTGGCAGAGCGGGTCGCTGTGGCCGCCGACGGTATTGCACTGGATTGCGGTCGCGATTTGGCTGTTGTGTTTGGGGGGATTGCGCCGCACGTCGCCCTCCGAAGCAGGAGGTGAATAG
- a CDS encoding P-II family nitrogen regulator → MQKVEAIVRPFKLDAVKQALVSAGIIGMTVSEVRGFGRQRGQKERYRGTVFVVEFLPKAKLEVIVEDAKVEQVIEAIVQAAQTGEVGDGKIFVSPIERIVRIRTGEVDFAAL, encoded by the coding sequence ATGCAGAAAGTAGAAGCGATCGTGCGTCCATTTAAGTTGGATGCAGTCAAGCAAGCTTTGGTGAGTGCTGGCATCATTGGCATGACGGTCTCGGAAGTCAGGGGCTTTGGAAGGCAAAGAGGGCAGAAGGAAAGATATCGGGGGACTGTGTTTGTGGTGGAGTTCCTACCGAAGGCCAAGCTTGAAGTCATCGTTGAAGACGCTAAAGTCGAACAGGTCATTGAGGCAATCGTCCAGGCAGCCCAAACGGGAGAAGTGGGAGATGGGAAGATTTTTGTCTCTCCAATCGAGCGGATTGTTCGAATTCGCACGGGCGAAGTCGATTTTGCAGCGCTCTAG
- a CDS encoding PleD family two-component system response regulator, with amino-acid sequence MSTALVIDDSRTDMEVISTSLSQGGFMVLKANNGEEALTQIASQQPDVIFLDVVLPGVSGFELCRDLKNKDETKSIPVVLCSTKGTEMDQFWGMKQGADAYLTKPVDSEELVRVAKKLVQ; translated from the coding sequence ATGAGTACTGCTTTAGTCATTGACGATTCGCGCACAGATATGGAAGTCATTTCCACGTCCCTCAGCCAGGGTGGATTTATGGTGCTGAAAGCCAACAATGGCGAGGAAGCCCTAACGCAGATCGCCTCCCAACAGCCCGATGTGATTTTTCTCGATGTCGTCCTGCCTGGTGTGAGCGGATTCGAGCTGTGCCGCGACCTCAAAAACAAGGACGAGACGAAGTCGATTCCAGTGGTGCTCTGCTCCACAAAGGGGACGGAGATGGACCAATTTTGGGGCATGAAGCAGGGGGCCGATGCCTATCTAACGAAACCCGTGGATAGCGAAGAGTTGGTGCGCGTGGCGAAAAAGCTGGTGCAGTAA
- a CDS encoding chemotaxis protein CheW — MVEQSTIAATPGPALGLDLAGQESDGRAQFLQVRISPQLRAALPVESLTEVLAVPFGQIVPIPHMPDWVMGAYNWRGDILWVADLGHLLGMTPWHQLRQTSGRHAVAVLHGDKANRKSRGSFAQILGVAVAQVDEIATYDATEIQSPPDGTVSAGLAPFLRGYWVAPEEEMVAVLDARSLLARAAQSSG; from the coding sequence ATGGTAGAGCAATCGACGATCGCGGCGACGCCAGGTCCGGCCTTGGGATTGGATCTAGCGGGCCAGGAGTCTGACGGCAGGGCACAGTTTTTGCAGGTCCGCATTAGCCCCCAATTGCGGGCGGCGCTACCGGTGGAAAGCCTCACAGAGGTGCTGGCAGTGCCGTTCGGTCAGATTGTGCCGATTCCCCACATGCCTGACTGGGTGATGGGGGCATACAACTGGCGCGGCGATATTTTGTGGGTGGCGGATTTGGGCCATCTATTGGGAATGACGCCCTGGCACCAGCTTCGGCAAACGTCGGGTCGCCATGCGGTAGCGGTGCTGCACGGGGATAAGGCTAACCGCAAGTCGCGGGGTAGTTTCGCCCAGATCTTGGGGGTTGCGGTAGCCCAGGTGGACGAGATAGCCACTTACGACGCGACAGAGATTCAATCGCCCCCGGACGGCACCGTCTCTGCGGGGTTGGCTCCGTTTTTGCGGGGGTATTGGGTTGCGCCCGAGGAGGAGATGGTGGCTGTGCTGGACGCGCGATCGCTCCTCGCCCGTGCAGCCCAGTCGTCTGGATAA
- a CDS encoding methyl-accepting chemotaxis protein, whose translation MTQTPPKSGRYPATNGNGARNPADDLATGMSRSSASLPPNLVGASGQRMARPMPQPPQVVLPSPQPAAVRSVANGMKLPGFGTLRGRLLLTLLPAVVVPLLAFGFGAGQVAHQQAEEELEERTEKLAELASNAFATELEEGFAHAEQIALNPLAIDAARAGGQFAEAEGLAELPDDRLEEQFSATNLLQPNQRLNDYLRQVAVATETVEVFFTERNGLNIAYSNKTGDLVQRDEEWWQAGKAETQWVGHAEFDESANAFSIDLAQAITDPASGEFLGVLKVVLPAAGFDTISDFLNDVGLTKTARVQLVDIDENRAEAGAGNSSAEESGVLFTVTGEGTEVSGELTGGESLHSILLLMQELLEGGASNGQVQQRLDSQFSLKDLSLGEFDGDEVREGEFLDASFLLGDRFYSVVVSGKNHFAAVSSISHDELKAAGQGLKWNLFGAAFASSVLLGGVILWLSGQLSKPLNRLAGTAQTVAAGNLDVLAEPSGTEETQTLANNFNALVTRVRGLLQRQARTNEETLLLAEIAGANTQTEADVRALLDLAVSGARRQLGAERVVLYRFNPDWTGTVVAESAIAGFPSALNSEMQEACIPEHVRNEYALGKVAANTDVFDAGFHPDRLKLLIRLGIKSNLITPVVAGGKIFGLLIAHYCSRQHAWNADEQINFKRIADQLGLSLSRFVYVEQVESTAEEQRLLADIAGASTQTDEDILDLFNITARGSRKLLGSDRVVLYRFNPDWSGSVVAEDAIPGLPKALNNRVEDACIPETIRKDYLSGKVLANDDVFAAGFHPDHEALMARLKIASNLITPVVAGGLLFGLLIAHYCNKQHSWSDDEQTRLKRFADQLGLSLNRVVYVEQVQKVAEEQRQLKEILQKRALELLMQVDPVSQGDLTIRAKVTEDEIGTIADSYNATVGSLRKIVQQVQDAAQKVAATTTTSETSVGDLAREALAQADDISAALDRIQTMTMSARVVAESAEKAEQTVQQTAQTVQAGDEAMNRTVDGFMAIRETVADATKKVKRLGEASQKISKVVSLIGGFTDQTNLLALNASIEAAHAGEEGKGFAVVADEVRSLARQSADATAEIEALVAEIQGETNEVVAAMETGTQQVVAGTQLVEETRQNLNQITRASSEIENLVNAIAQAASEQTLASEVVAQTMTEVAAVSGKTSTSVSDVSESFKQLQTVAQQLQETVSQFKLS comes from the coding sequence ATGACTCAGACCCCTCCCAAGTCCGGTCGCTACCCTGCGACGAATGGCAATGGCGCTCGGAACCCGGCGGACGATTTGGCAACGGGTATGAGCCGTTCGTCAGCGTCGCTGCCACCGAATTTGGTAGGTGCCTCGGGGCAGAGGATGGCACGACCCATGCCCCAACCGCCTCAGGTCGTGCTGCCATCGCCTCAGCCTGCTGCTGTGCGGAGTGTTGCGAATGGAATGAAACTGCCAGGGTTCGGGACGCTGCGGGGGCGGCTGTTGCTGACGCTATTGCCGGCGGTGGTGGTTCCGTTATTGGCGTTTGGCTTTGGCGCGGGCCAAGTTGCCCACCAGCAAGCTGAAGAGGAGCTAGAAGAGCGAACTGAAAAACTGGCGGAACTGGCGAGCAATGCGTTTGCAACAGAGCTAGAGGAAGGCTTTGCGCACGCGGAGCAGATTGCCCTCAATCCGCTGGCGATCGATGCTGCCCGCGCAGGCGGTCAATTCGCCGAGGCAGAGGGATTGGCGGAACTGCCGGACGATCGCCTAGAGGAGCAGTTTTCAGCGACGAACCTGCTGCAGCCAAACCAGCGGCTGAACGATTATCTGCGTCAAGTTGCCGTAGCGACCGAGACTGTCGAGGTGTTTTTCACGGAGCGCAATGGGTTGAATATTGCTTATAGCAACAAAACCGGCGACCTGGTGCAGCGGGATGAAGAATGGTGGCAAGCAGGCAAGGCGGAAACCCAGTGGGTCGGTCACGCCGAATTTGACGAATCTGCGAATGCATTCAGTATCGATCTAGCCCAGGCCATTACAGATCCAGCCTCGGGAGAGTTTCTGGGCGTGCTGAAGGTGGTCTTACCTGCTGCGGGCTTTGACACTATTTCAGATTTCCTCAATGATGTGGGGCTTACAAAGACTGCTCGAGTGCAATTGGTGGACATTGATGAGAACCGTGCAGAAGCAGGAGCGGGAAACTCTTCAGCAGAAGAAAGTGGCGTCCTGTTCACGGTGACTGGAGAAGGCACCGAGGTGTCAGGCGAGCTGACGGGTGGCGAGAGTCTTCACTCGATTCTCCTACTCATGCAGGAATTGTTGGAGGGGGGGGCTAGCAACGGGCAGGTGCAGCAACGCTTGGACAGCCAATTCTCGCTAAAGGACTTGTCTTTGGGCGAATTTGACGGAGATGAAGTAAGAGAAGGTGAGTTTCTAGATGCGTCGTTCTTACTCGGCGATCGGTTTTACAGCGTTGTGGTTTCGGGCAAAAATCATTTTGCAGCCGTTTCCTCTATCAGTCACGACGAACTTAAAGCGGCCGGACAGGGGTTGAAATGGAATCTGTTCGGCGCAGCCTTTGCCTCCTCAGTCCTGCTAGGAGGCGTGATTTTGTGGTTATCCGGGCAACTGTCTAAGCCGCTCAACCGCCTTGCCGGGACAGCGCAAACGGTAGCCGCAGGCAACCTGGACGTCCTAGCCGAGCCCAGCGGTACTGAAGAAACCCAAACCCTGGCCAACAACTTCAACGCTCTGGTGACGCGGGTGAGAGGTCTACTGCAACGGCAAGCTCGCACCAACGAAGAAACCCTGCTTCTGGCCGAAATCGCCGGAGCCAACACCCAAACTGAGGCCGACGTCCGGGCTCTTCTCGACCTCGCAGTCTCGGGAGCCCGTCGCCAGCTCGGGGCCGAGCGAGTGGTGCTCTACCGCTTTAACCCCGACTGGACGGGAACTGTCGTTGCTGAGTCTGCCATCGCCGGCTTTCCCTCAGCCCTCAACAGTGAAATGCAAGAGGCATGCATCCCCGAACACGTTCGCAACGAATATGCCCTCGGCAAAGTGGCGGCCAACACGGATGTGTTCGATGCGGGCTTCCACCCCGATCGCCTCAAGCTCTTGATTCGTCTGGGCATCAAGTCCAACCTGATTACCCCCGTGGTGGCAGGCGGCAAAATCTTCGGGTTGCTCATTGCCCACTATTGCAGCCGCCAGCATGCGTGGAACGCCGACGAGCAAATCAACTTCAAGCGCATTGCCGACCAACTGGGCCTCTCCCTCAGCCGCTTCGTTTACGTGGAACAGGTGGAATCCACCGCCGAAGAACAGCGCTTGCTGGCGGACATTGCCGGAGCCAGCACCCAAACCGACGAAGATATTCTCGATCTGTTTAACATCACCGCTCGGGGCTCGCGCAAGCTGCTCGGCTCCGATCGCGTAGTGCTCTATCGCTTCAACCCCGACTGGAGCGGCTCCGTCGTCGCCGAAGACGCTATCCCTGGCTTGCCCAAAGCCCTCAACAATCGAGTTGAAGATGCTTGCATCCCCGAAACTATCCGCAAGGACTATCTCAGCGGCAAGGTGCTGGCCAACGACGATGTCTTTGCAGCGGGCTTCCACCCCGACCACGAAGCCCTGATGGCGCGCCTGAAGATTGCCTCCAATCTGATTACCCCCGTGGTCGCTGGCGGCCTGCTCTTCGGCCTGCTAATTGCCCACTACTGCAACAAGCAACACTCGTGGAGCGACGACGAACAAACTCGCCTCAAGCGCTTCGCCGACCAACTCGGTCTCTCCCTCAACCGCGTCGTCTACGTGGAACAGGTGCAAAAGGTAGCTGAAGAACAGCGGCAATTGAAGGAAATCCTGCAAAAACGTGCCCTCGAATTGCTGATGCAGGTGGACCCGGTCAGTCAAGGCGACCTCACCATCCGCGCCAAAGTGACCGAAGACGAGATCGGCACGATCGCCGACTCCTACAACGCCACTGTAGGCAGCCTGCGCAAGATTGTGCAACAGGTGCAAGACGCCGCCCAAAAGGTGGCCGCCACCACCACCACCAGCGAGACCTCCGTGGGCGACCTGGCCCGAGAAGCCCTCGCGCAAGCGGACGATATTTCAGCAGCGCTCGATCGCATCCAAACCATGACGATGTCAGCTCGCGTGGTGGCCGAAAGTGCTGAAAAAGCCGAGCAAACCGTGCAGCAAACGGCCCAAACCGTGCAAGCTGGAGACGAGGCCATGAACCGGACGGTGGATGGATTTATGGCCATCCGCGAAACGGTGGCCGATGCCACCAAGAAAGTGAAGCGGCTGGGGGAAGCCTCCCAGAAGATTTCTAAAGTGGTGAGCCTGATTGGTGGCTTTACCGACCAAACCAACCTGCTGGCGCTGAATGCCTCGATTGAGGCGGCCCACGCTGGCGAGGAAGGGAAAGGGTTTGCAGTGGTTGCGGACGAAGTGCGATCGCTTGCCCGCCAGTCTGCCGACGCAACGGCGGAAATCGAAGCGCTGGTGGCCGAAATTCAGGGGGAAACCAACGAGGTGGTGGCTGCAATGGAAACGGGCACTCAGCAGGTGGTGGCCGGAACTCAACTGGTGGAAGAAACCCGCCAGAATCTGAACCAAATCACCCGAGCCAGTAGCGAGATTGAGAACCTGGTGAACGCGATCGCCCAAGCCGCCTCCGAACAAACCCTCGCCTCGGAAGTAGTGGCCCAGACCATGACCGAGGTGGCGGCTGTGTCGGGCAAGACTTCGACCTCGGTCTCCGACGTGTCCGAGTCATTCAAACAGCTCCAGACTGTGGCTCAACAGCTTCAAGAGACGGTCAGCCAGTTCAAGCTGAGCTAG
- a CDS encoding methyl-accepting chemotaxis protein yields MTQTPPKPISSRPSPSDLHSPAMELGYSPSAELPTSQQQLSPDLSPTSLESVASGHPVEARRPQNSVWRIVRSLQFKATALAIAIGTVPVLAIGATAYYFANESIVRQIEQDKQIRATQLANEIGVFMADRFADIQVLAQLPIFTDPEVSATTSTEEKVALLDRYVSLYGVYNSVALFDLEGETVVQAVGRPVPNHLTRDYFVRIMNTGEPTINPPSISRTTGTLSMHIASPVKDANTGDITGVIRFQLPVAGLDKIAREYANEGEDYYLIDSNGRYFLASGNADRINQPAEEHFVAYEQLVSAQAVASVLDIDPDDESERLLTYAPLTDLAGLPELDFGVLIASDLDVVFAPQRQLRQTISLGTAIAALLVGAISTLLVNREVRPIVAAANAVRSIGRGELDTRLEVKGEDEVAVLGTNVNQMAAQLQALAYTERQSADATRLLSSITSQRTLDEGELMSVFSKALAGARQWLGVDRMVIYRFNPNWSGYIASEAVASGWPVAYNEAIEDACISSELLDAYREGRVAATQNVAIAGFHPEHQELMRRLKIKANLVVPIISQGELYGLLVAHDCTAPHAWDDREIAFMKQLSAQMSITLDRVAFLQDREEAARRSDLLKDITLQFSRATSSKALLDIAVQQSRKAIATDRVIVYSFDETWKGTVVAESVAGSWPKAMGAQIADPCFAESYVEQYRQGRIQAVSDIDKADLTPCYSGQLQPFAVRANLVAPILIEGELEGLLIAHQCSAPRDWEQPTIDLFAQLAIQVGQALDRVNLLERQRRSEALQRQTSETLQRRALELLREVDPVSQGDLTVRTTVTEDEIGTIADSYNSTIANLRGIVAQVQEAAKQVTDSTSNNQTFVSTLSQEAERQAADIANALDRIQTMNASIRNVAARAERAEAAVQRANQTVTAGDAAMNRTVDSILTVRETVTDAAQKVRELGQASRQISQMGNTIAKFASQTHLLALKASIEAARAGEEGKGFAVIAEEVRSLAAQSAEATANIESLVTSIQTATDEVAASMEAGTEQVATGTQLVEETRRNLSQVVEFSAQIEQLVEAIAAAAVEQSEASASVAQTMTEVAATSQNTSANAMQSSESFKQLLATAQALQMNVRQFKVS; encoded by the coding sequence ATGACGCAGACCCCTCCCAAACCCATCTCCAGTCGGCCATCTCCGAGCGATCTTCACTCGCCTGCAATGGAGTTAGGATATTCTCCGTCAGCGGAGCTCCCAACCAGCCAGCAGCAGTTGTCTCCAGATCTATCCCCCACCTCTCTAGAGTCGGTTGCTTCCGGTCATCCCGTCGAGGCGCGTCGGCCACAGAATTCAGTCTGGCGAATAGTCCGCAGTTTGCAATTTAAGGCTACCGCCCTGGCCATCGCCATCGGGACTGTCCCAGTGTTGGCAATTGGAGCGACAGCCTATTATTTCGCGAACGAATCGATCGTGCGGCAAATCGAGCAGGACAAACAAATTCGGGCAACCCAACTGGCCAACGAGATCGGCGTGTTCATGGCTGACCGATTTGCCGACATTCAAGTGTTGGCCCAGCTTCCTATCTTCACCGATCCCGAGGTATCGGCAACCACATCGACAGAAGAGAAGGTGGCACTGTTAGACCGCTATGTCAGCCTTTATGGGGTCTACAACAGCGTCGCCCTGTTCGACCTCGAAGGCGAGACGGTCGTGCAAGCGGTTGGCAGGCCCGTTCCCAACCACTTGACGCGGGATTACTTCGTGCGGATTATGAACACTGGCGAGCCCACCATCAACCCGCCCTCAATCTCTCGCACGACGGGAACGCTGAGTATGCATATCGCGTCGCCAGTGAAGGATGCGAACACGGGCGACATTACCGGGGTCATTCGCTTTCAGTTGCCGGTGGCAGGGTTGGACAAGATTGCCCGAGAGTATGCCAATGAAGGGGAGGATTACTATCTGATTGATAGTAATGGCAGGTATTTTTTGGCGTCTGGAAATGCAGACAGAATCAACCAGCCAGCCGAGGAGCATTTTGTCGCTTACGAACAACTGGTGTCAGCGCAAGCAGTGGCTTCTGTTCTGGATATCGACCCCGACGATGAATCTGAAAGACTCTTGACCTATGCGCCCTTAACCGATCTAGCGGGACTGCCCGAATTGGATTTTGGAGTCTTAATCGCTAGCGATTTAGACGTCGTCTTTGCGCCGCAGCGGCAACTGCGCCAGACGATCTCTCTAGGAACGGCGATCGCGGCATTGCTGGTGGGGGCGATCTCGACCTTGCTGGTCAATCGAGAAGTTCGTCCGATTGTTGCTGCCGCCAATGCCGTGCGGTCGATCGGTCGGGGAGAACTGGATACCCGCTTGGAGGTGAAAGGAGAGGACGAGGTGGCCGTACTGGGGACCAACGTCAACCAGATGGCCGCCCAGTTGCAAGCCCTCGCTTACACCGAAAGGCAGTCTGCCGATGCCACCCGCCTGCTCTCCAGCATTACCAGCCAACGCACCCTCGACGAAGGCGAACTGATGAGTGTGTTTAGCAAGGCTCTGGCCGGAGCGCGGCAATGGCTCGGGGTCGATCGGATGGTGATTTACCGCTTCAACCCTAATTGGAGTGGCTACATTGCTTCCGAAGCGGTGGCCTCGGGGTGGCCCGTGGCCTACAACGAGGCGATCGAAGATGCTTGTATTTCGTCCGAGTTGCTCGACGCCTATCGTGAAGGCCGCGTTGCAGCCACCCAAAACGTGGCGATCGCCGGTTTCCATCCCGAGCACCAAGAATTGATGCGGCGGCTGAAAATCAAAGCCAACCTCGTCGTACCCATTATCAGTCAGGGAGAGCTTTACGGCCTGCTCGTCGCCCACGACTGCACCGCCCCCCATGCGTGGGACGACCGCGAAATCGCCTTTATGAAGCAACTGTCGGCCCAAATGAGCATTACCCTCGATCGGGTTGCGTTTTTGCAAGACCGAGAGGAAGCCGCTCGCCGCTCCGACCTGCTTAAGGACATCACCCTCCAGTTCTCGCGAGCCACCAGCAGCAAGGCTCTGCTGGACATAGCCGTGCAGCAGAGTCGTAAGGCGATCGCCACCGATCGCGTTATCGTCTACAGCTTTGACGAGACCTGGAAGGGGACTGTGGTGGCCGAGTCCGTCGCTGGTAGCTGGCCCAAAGCGATGGGAGCCCAAATTGCCGATCCTTGCTTTGCCGAGAGCTACGTAGAGCAATACCGGCAGGGCCGCATTCAGGCAGTTTCCGATATTGACAAGGCAGATCTGACCCCTTGCTACTCAGGTCAACTGCAGCCCTTTGCCGTGCGAGCCAACCTGGTGGCCCCCATCCTCATCGAGGGGGAGTTGGAGGGTTTACTCATTGCCCACCAGTGTTCGGCACCGAGGGATTGGGAACAACCGACGATCGATCTGTTCGCCCAACTCGCCATTCAGGTGGGGCAAGCCCTCGATCGCGTCAACCTGCTCGAGCGACAGCGCCGCTCGGAAGCTCTACAACGACAAACCAGCGAAACCCTGCAGCGGCGAGCCTTAGAACTGCTGCGGGAAGTAGACCCCGTCAGCCAAGGAGATCTCACGGTGCGAACCACCGTGACTGAAGACGAAATTGGCACGATCGCCGATTCCTACAACTCCACCATTGCCAACCTGCGGGGCATTGTGGCCCAGGTGCAAGAGGCTGCCAAGCAAGTGACGGACTCCACCAGCAACAACCAGACCTTCGTGAGTACCCTCTCGCAGGAAGCAGAACGGCAAGCGGCAGATATTGCGAACGCCCTCGATCGCATTCAAACCATGAATGCCTCGATTCGTAACGTGGCGGCTCGGGCCGAACGAGCAGAAGCTGCCGTGCAGCGCGCCAACCAGACGGTGACAGCGGGAGACGCCGCCATGAACCGTACGGTGGACAGCATCTTGACCGTACGCGAAACCGTGACCGATGCGGCCCAAAAGGTGCGGGAACTGGGCCAAGCCTCCCGACAGATTTCCCAGATGGGCAACACGATTGCGAAGTTTGCCTCCCAAACCCACCTCCTAGCGCTGAAAGCCTCGATCGAGGCCGCCCGAGCTGGGGAAGAAGGCAAAGGTTTTGCGGTGATCGCCGAAGAAGTGCGATCGCTGGCGGCCCAGTCTGCGGAAGCCACCGCCAACATCGAGTCTTTGGTGACGAGCATTCAAACAGCCACGGACGAAGTGGCCGCCTCGATGGAAGCAGGGACCGAGCAGGTGGCCACAGGCACCCAACTGGTGGAAGAAACCCGCCGAAATCTCAGTCAGGTGGTGGAATTCAGTGCCCAGATCGAGCAATTGGTGGAAGCGATTGCCGCCGCCGCTGTGGAGCAGTCCGAGGCATCGGCCAGCGTGGCCCAAACCATGACCGAAGTGGCCGCTACGTCCCAGAACACCTCGGCTAACGCGATGCAATCCTCCGAGTCTTTCAAGCAACTGTTGGCCACGGCCCAAGCCCTCCAAATGAACGTGCGTCAGTTCAAGGTGAGCTAG